One window from the genome of Cryptomeria japonica chromosome 6, Sugi_1.0, whole genome shotgun sequence encodes:
- the LOC131044466 gene encoding secreted RxLR effector protein 161-like — protein sequence MQDWKHASTPMEKGLKLTAKSISLVVNESAFRQLVGSLIYLTATRPGLSFAVNYISRFLTAPKVDHWVAVKHVLRYVKDTSHFGLMYSRSHNPRLVGFTDSNWASFVDDKKSTSGYVFSLGSSAITWTSKKQHAMALSSTKAEYRGTVKNL from the coding sequence ATGCAAGACTGGAAACATgcatccacacctatggagaaagggttgaAGCTGACAGCCAAATCGATTTCACTTGTTGTGAATGAATCagcattcaggcaactagtgggtagtctcatctaccttACTGCTACTAGACCCGGTCTCAGTTTTGCAGTGAACTACATTTCACGCTTCTTGACAGCCCCCAAGGTTGATCATTGGGTAGCAGTGAAgcatgtgctgcgttatgtgaaggACACTTCTCATTTTGGTCTTATGTACAGCAGAAGTCACAATCCTAGACTCGTTGGTTTTACAGACTCAAATTGGGCAAGTTTCGTTGATGACAAAAAATCAACATCTGGGTATGTTTTCAGTTTGGGATCTAGTGCAATCACATGGACTAGCAAGAAGCAGCACGCAATGGCTCTTTCATCAACAAAAGCAGAGTATCGAGGAACAGTTAAGAACTTGTGA